One Dysidea avara chromosome 7, odDysAvar1.4, whole genome shotgun sequence genomic region harbors:
- the LOC136259767 gene encoding acylamino-acid-releasing enzyme-like isoform X1 codes for MTAAVDVNHICELYKRVATIPAVSRGRLDQIGAAVSHVTVDWSQKDLVRSKKVTYKKNYHIKLDENGVVEKSSESPPEDTSRIEASTVTTDGTRRAVLVKEKGKTPEEDQQYIEIWDDQCCQTVVAVKKFKKEHGKILSDITFSSFLFSPSGNKLLYIAEKVEPKEVPFFGTQDDDKDGPPPAKRGTEYTFKEDWGEQEIGIKSPVAVVLDLTTETCTVLSTGEFGDISVGQAVWSPDELGVVFVGWDNLPRRLGIIYCSNRSSALYYTSLEDGTYVRLTDGNGSISSPRFNPQGSKLVYLESPCGGPHHTCAQLNLINWTSKKIETVVDYVKRPTDDNKFPGIYTYTLPQRCWNENGNIVYFSSQWYSKLEMLSVNVDTRVVVHLEVKGDKHSKLLLDVCGHVILVCSSSPTHPHCVVVGTLEQSGQAISTWTTIATTSCDLADHLSWEVIPLRPTDGDQLDYEAILVKSTKETTPPALYVFPHGGPHSSFNCEFQQQVVFFANLGFAVLMVNYRGSVGFGKDSVDSLLGKVGKQEISDVHSAALHVIQLGMVDGNKVVVCGGSHGGFISIHLVGQYPDFYKAACIRNPVVDIARMLSTSDIPDWCCIEAGIPYNLSAVQSTESFSTMLTKSPIIHADKIKAPMMIQLGEVDLRCPISQGKELYYYLKAAGKKTELLMYPKNNHPIAEVDAEANGAVNKAVWLLEHLN; via the exons ATGACTGCTGCAGTAGACGTTAACCACATTTGTGAATTGTACAAGAGAGTAGCTACCATACCAGCAGTGTCCAGGGGTAGATTAGATCAGATTGGAGCTGCTGTGTCCCACGTGACTGTGGACTGGTCACAAAAGGATCTGGTCCGTAGCAAAAAGGTTACCTACAAGAAGAACTATCATATCAAACTAGACGAGAATGGAGTAGTGGAGAAGAGTAGCGAGTCACCACCAGAAGACACTTCTAGAAt AGAGGCTAGTACAGTGACTACTGATGGTACAAGAAGAGCTGTGCTAGTGAAGGAGAAAGGGAAGACACCAGAAGAAGACCAGCAGTATATTGAG ATATGGGATGATCAGTGTTGTCAAACAGTAGTTGCTGTAAAGAAGTTCAAAAAGGAACATGGCAAGATACTGAGTGACA TAACATTTAGCTCATTTTTGTTTTCACCAAGTGGTAATAAGCTGCTGTACATTGCTGAGAAAGTGGAGCCAAAAGAAGTACCATTCTTTGGCACCCAAGACG ATGATAAAGATGGTCCTCCTCCAGCTAAAAGA GGAACTGAGTATACGTTCAAAGAGGATTGGGGTGAACAAGAGATTGGGATAAAGAGCCCAGTGGCTGTTGTGTTGGACCTGACTACTGAAACTTGTACTGTCCTGTCTACTGGTGAATTTGGTGATATTTCTGTTGGACAA GCTGTTTGGAGTCCAGATGAGTTGGGGGTAGTATTCGTAGGTTGGGATAATTTACCTCGTCGTCTAGGAATTATCTATTGCTCAAATCGAAG CTCAGCTCTATATTATACCAGTCTGGAAGATGGAACATATG TGAGACTCACTGATGGAAATGGCTCTATCTCTTCTCCAAGGTTTAATCCACAAGGCAGTAAACTG GTGTACTTGGAGTCACCCTGTGGTGGACCACACCATACTTGTGCTCAACtaaacttg ATTAACTGGACTAGTAAGAAGATAGAAACTGTTGTTGACTATGTGAAACGACCAACTGATG ATAACAAGTTTCCTGGAATATACACCTACACACTACCACAACGTTGCTGGAATGAGAATGGAAATATTGTCTATTTCTCATCCCAGTGGTATAGCAAGCTG GAAATGTTAAGTGTTAATGTAGACACTAGAGTGGTTGTTCATTTGGAAGTGAAAG GGGACAAGCACAGCAAGTTGTTACTGGATGTGTGTGGGCACGTCATACTTGTATGCAGTAGTagccccacccacccacacTGTGTG GTGGTTGGTACATTAGAACAGAGTGGTCAAGCTATTTCCACCTGGACCACTATAG CTACTACAAGTTGTGATCTTGCTGATCACCTCTCTTGGGAGGTCATCCCACTCAGACCTACAGATGGAG ATCAACTAGACTATGAGGCTATTCTAGTAAAGAGTACTAAGGAGACCACACCCCCAGCATTATACGTGTTCCCTCACG GTGGACCACATTCTTCTTTCAACTGTGAGTTTCAACAACAAGTGGTGTTCTTTGCTAACCTTGGATTTGCTGTGTTGATGG TGAACTATCGAGGCTCGGTGGGGTTTGGTAAGGATAGTGTAGACAGTTTATTGGGGAAAGTTGGCAAACAAGAGATCAGTGATGTTCAC TCGGCAGCGTTACATGTGATACAATTGGGAATGGTGGATGGTAACAAGGTAGTGGTGTGTGGGGGATCACATGGAGGATTCATCTCTATACATTTAGTAGGACAATATCCA GACTTTTATAAAGCAGCTTGTATCAGGAACCCAGTTGTGGATATAGCCA GGATGCTGTCAACTTCAGATATTCCGGACTG GTGTTGTATTGAGGCAGGAATACCATATAACTTATCAGCTGTACAAAGTACTGAAAGTTTCAGTACAATGTTGACCAAGTCACCCATAATACATGCTGATAAG ATTAAGGcaccgatgatgatacaactGGGTGAAGTGGATCTGAGGTGTCCAATATCACAAGGAAAGGAATTGTACTATTACTTGAAAGCTGCTGGAAAGAAGACAGA GTTACTGATGTATCCAAAGAACAACCATCCAATTGCTGAGGTGGATGCAGAAGCTAATGGAGCTGTTAATAAAGCAGTTTGGTTATTGGAACACTTGAATTGA
- the LOC136259767 gene encoding acylamino-acid-releasing enzyme-like isoform X2, translating into MTAAVDVNHICELYKRVATIPAVSRGRLDQIGAAVSHVTVDWSQKDLVRSKKVTYKKNYHIKLDENGVVEKSSESPPEDTSRIEASTVTTDGTRRAVLVKEKGKTPEEDQQYIEIWDDQCCQTVVAVKKFKKEHGKILSDITFSSFLFSPSGNKLLYIAEKVEPKEVPFFGTQDDDKDGPPPAKRGTEYTFKEDWGEQEIGIKSPVAVVLDLTTETCTVLSTGEFGDISVGQAVWSPDELGVVFVGWDNLPRRLGIIYCSNRSSALYYTSLEDGTYVRLTDGNGSISSPRFNPQGSKLVYLESPCGGPHHTCAQLNLINWTSKKIETVVDYVKRPTDDNKFPGIYTYTLPQRCWNENGNIVYFSSQWYSKLEMLSVNVDTRVVVHLEVKGDKHSKLLLDVCGHVILVCSSSPTHPHCVVVGTLEQSGQAISTWTTIATTSCDLADHLSWEVIPLRPTDGDYEAILVKSTKETTPPALYVFPHGGPHSSFNCEFQQQVVFFANLGFAVLMVNYRGSVGFGKDSVDSLLGKVGKQEISDVHSAALHVIQLGMVDGNKVVVCGGSHGGFISIHLVGQYPDFYKAACIRNPVVDIARMLSTSDIPDWCCIEAGIPYNLSAVQSTESFSTMLTKSPIIHADKIKAPMMIQLGEVDLRCPISQGKELYYYLKAAGKKTELLMYPKNNHPIAEVDAEANGAVNKAVWLLEHLN; encoded by the exons ATGACTGCTGCAGTAGACGTTAACCACATTTGTGAATTGTACAAGAGAGTAGCTACCATACCAGCAGTGTCCAGGGGTAGATTAGATCAGATTGGAGCTGCTGTGTCCCACGTGACTGTGGACTGGTCACAAAAGGATCTGGTCCGTAGCAAAAAGGTTACCTACAAGAAGAACTATCATATCAAACTAGACGAGAATGGAGTAGTGGAGAAGAGTAGCGAGTCACCACCAGAAGACACTTCTAGAAt AGAGGCTAGTACAGTGACTACTGATGGTACAAGAAGAGCTGTGCTAGTGAAGGAGAAAGGGAAGACACCAGAAGAAGACCAGCAGTATATTGAG ATATGGGATGATCAGTGTTGTCAAACAGTAGTTGCTGTAAAGAAGTTCAAAAAGGAACATGGCAAGATACTGAGTGACA TAACATTTAGCTCATTTTTGTTTTCACCAAGTGGTAATAAGCTGCTGTACATTGCTGAGAAAGTGGAGCCAAAAGAAGTACCATTCTTTGGCACCCAAGACG ATGATAAAGATGGTCCTCCTCCAGCTAAAAGA GGAACTGAGTATACGTTCAAAGAGGATTGGGGTGAACAAGAGATTGGGATAAAGAGCCCAGTGGCTGTTGTGTTGGACCTGACTACTGAAACTTGTACTGTCCTGTCTACTGGTGAATTTGGTGATATTTCTGTTGGACAA GCTGTTTGGAGTCCAGATGAGTTGGGGGTAGTATTCGTAGGTTGGGATAATTTACCTCGTCGTCTAGGAATTATCTATTGCTCAAATCGAAG CTCAGCTCTATATTATACCAGTCTGGAAGATGGAACATATG TGAGACTCACTGATGGAAATGGCTCTATCTCTTCTCCAAGGTTTAATCCACAAGGCAGTAAACTG GTGTACTTGGAGTCACCCTGTGGTGGACCACACCATACTTGTGCTCAACtaaacttg ATTAACTGGACTAGTAAGAAGATAGAAACTGTTGTTGACTATGTGAAACGACCAACTGATG ATAACAAGTTTCCTGGAATATACACCTACACACTACCACAACGTTGCTGGAATGAGAATGGAAATATTGTCTATTTCTCATCCCAGTGGTATAGCAAGCTG GAAATGTTAAGTGTTAATGTAGACACTAGAGTGGTTGTTCATTTGGAAGTGAAAG GGGACAAGCACAGCAAGTTGTTACTGGATGTGTGTGGGCACGTCATACTTGTATGCAGTAGTagccccacccacccacacTGTGTG GTGGTTGGTACATTAGAACAGAGTGGTCAAGCTATTTCCACCTGGACCACTATAG CTACTACAAGTTGTGATCTTGCTGATCACCTCTCTTGGGAGGTCATCCCACTCAGACCTACAGATGGAG ACTATGAGGCTATTCTAGTAAAGAGTACTAAGGAGACCACACCCCCAGCATTATACGTGTTCCCTCACG GTGGACCACATTCTTCTTTCAACTGTGAGTTTCAACAACAAGTGGTGTTCTTTGCTAACCTTGGATTTGCTGTGTTGATGG TGAACTATCGAGGCTCGGTGGGGTTTGGTAAGGATAGTGTAGACAGTTTATTGGGGAAAGTTGGCAAACAAGAGATCAGTGATGTTCAC TCGGCAGCGTTACATGTGATACAATTGGGAATGGTGGATGGTAACAAGGTAGTGGTGTGTGGGGGATCACATGGAGGATTCATCTCTATACATTTAGTAGGACAATATCCA GACTTTTATAAAGCAGCTTGTATCAGGAACCCAGTTGTGGATATAGCCA GGATGCTGTCAACTTCAGATATTCCGGACTG GTGTTGTATTGAGGCAGGAATACCATATAACTTATCAGCTGTACAAAGTACTGAAAGTTTCAGTACAATGTTGACCAAGTCACCCATAATACATGCTGATAAG ATTAAGGcaccgatgatgatacaactGGGTGAAGTGGATCTGAGGTGTCCAATATCACAAGGAAAGGAATTGTACTATTACTTGAAAGCTGCTGGAAAGAAGACAGA GTTACTGATGTATCCAAAGAACAACCATCCAATTGCTGAGGTGGATGCAGAAGCTAATGGAGCTGTTAATAAAGCAGTTTGGTTATTGGAACACTTGAATTGA
- the LOC136259768 gene encoding acylamino-acid-releasing enzyme-like isoform X2, which translates to MTAAVDVNHICELYKRVATIPAVSRGRLDQIGAAVSHVTVDWSQRDLVRSKKVTYKKNYHIKLDENGVVEKSSESPPEDTSRIEASTVTTDGTRRAVLVKEKGKTPEDHQYIEIWDNQCCQTVVAVKKFKKEHGKILRDITFSSFLFSPSGNKLLYIAEKVEPKEVPFFGTQDDDKDGPPPVKRGTEYTFKEDWGEQEIGIKSPVAVVLDLATETCTVLSTGEFSDISVGQAVWSPDELGVVFVGWNNSPRRLGIIYCSNRRSGLYYTSLEDGTCVRLTDGNGSISSPRFNPQGSKLVYLESPCGGPHHTCAQLNLINWTSKKIETVVDYVKRPTDDNKFPGIYTYTLPQHCWNENGNIVYFSSQWYSKLEMLSVNVDTRVVVHLEVKGDKHSKLILDVCGHVILVCSSSPTHPHCVVVGTLEQNGQAISTWTTIASTSCDLVDHLSWEIIPLRPTDGDQLNYEAILIKSTKETTLPALYVFPHGGPHSSFNCEFQQQVVFFANLGFAVLMVNYRGSLGFGKDSVDSLLGEVGKQEINDVHSAALHVIQLGMVDGNKVVVCGGSHGGFISIHLVGQYPDFYKAACIRNPVVDIARKLTTADNPDSCCTGTRNTI; encoded by the exons ATGACTGCTGCAGTAGACGTTAACCACATTTGTGAATTGTACAAGAGAGTAGCTACCATACCAGCAGTGTCCAGGGGTAGATTAGATCAGATTGGAGCTGCTGTGTCCCACGTGACTGTGGACTGGTCACAAAGGGATCTGGTCCGTAGCAAAAAGGTTACGTACAAGAAGAACTATCATATCAAACTAGACGAGAATGGAGTAGTGGAGAAGAGTAGCGAGTCACCACCAGAAGACACTTCTAGAAt AGAGGCTAGTACAGTGACTACTGATGGTACAAGAAGAGCTGTGCTAGTGAAGGAGAAAGGGAAGACACCAGAAGACCACCAGTATATCGAG ATATGGGATAATCAGTGTTGTCAAACAGTAGTTGCTGTAAAGAAGTTCAAAAAGGAACATGGCAAGATATTGAGGGACA TAACATTTAGCTCATTTTTGTTTTCACCAAGTGGTAATAAGCTGCTGTACATTGCAGAGAAAGTGGAGCCAAAAGAAGTACCATTCTTTGGCACCCAAGATG ATGATAAAGATGGTCCTCCTCCAGTTAAAAGA GGAACTGAGTATACGTTCAAAGAGGATTGGGGTGAACAAGAGATTGGGATAAAGAGCCCAGTGGCTGTTGTGTTGGACCTGGCTACTGAAACTTGTACTGTCCTGTCTACTGGTGAATTTAGTGATATTTCTGTTGGACAA GCTGTTTGGAGTCCAGATGAGTTGGGGGTAGTATTTGTAGGCTGGAATAATTCACCTCGTCGTCTAGGAATTATCTATTGCTCAAATCGAAG gtcAGGTTTGTATTATACCAGTCTGGAAGATGGAACGTGTG TGAGACTCACTGATGGAAATGGCTCTATCTCTTCTCCAAGGTTTAATCCACAAGGCAGTAAACTG GTGTACTTGGAGTCACCCTGTGGTGGACCACACCATACTTGTGCTCAACtaaacttg ATTAACTGGACTAGTAAGAAGATAGAAACTGTTGTTGACTATGTGAAACGACCAACTGATG ATAACAAGTTTCCTGGAATATACACTTACACACTACCACAACATTGCTGGAATGAGAATGGAAATATTGTCTATTTCTCATCCCAGTGGTATAGCAAGCTG GAAATGTTAAGTGTTAATGTAGACACTAGAGTGGTTGTTCATTTGGAAGTGAAAG GGGACAAACACAGCAAGTTGatactggatgtgtgtggacaTGTCATACTTGTATGCAGTAGTagccccacccacccacacTGTGTG GTGGTTGGTACATTAGAACAGAATGGTCAAGCTATTTCCACCTGGACCACTATAG CTAGTACAAGTTGTGATCTCGTTGATCACCTATCTTGGGAGATCATCCCACTCAGACCTACAGATGGAG ATCAACTAAACTATGAGGCTATTCTAATAAAGAGTACTAAGGAGACCACACTGCCAGCATTATACGTGTTTCCTCACG GTGGACCACATTCTTCTTTCAACTGTGAGTTTCAACAACAAGTGGTGTTCTTTGCTAACCTTGGATTTGCTGTGTTGATGG TGAACTATCGAGGCTCGTTGGGGTTTGGTAAGGATAGTGTAGACAGTTTATTGGGGGAAGTTGGCAAACAAGAGATCAATGATGTTCAC TCGGCAGCGTTACATGTGATACAATTGGGAATGGTGGATGGTAACAAGGTAGTGGTGTGTGGGGGATCACATGGAGGATTCATCTCTATACATTTAGTAGGACAATATCCA GACTTTTATAAAGCAGCTTGTATCAGGAACCCAGTTGTGGATATAGCCA GGAAGCTGACAACTGCAGATAATCCTGACTC GTGTTGTACTGGGACTAGGAATACCATATAA
- the LOC136259768 gene encoding acylamino-acid-releasing enzyme-like isoform X1, translated as MTAAVDVNHICELYKRVATIPAVSRGRLDQIGAAVSHVTVDWSQRDLVRSKKVTYKKNYHIKLDENGVVEKSSESPPEDTSRIEASTVTTDGTRRAVLVKEKGKTPEDHQYIEIWDNQCCQTVVAVKKFKKEHGKILRDITFSSFLFSPSGNKLLYIAEKVEPKEVPFFGTQDDDKDGPPPVKRGTEYTFKEDWGEQEIGIKSPVAVVLDLATETCTVLSTGEFSDISVGQAVWSPDELGVVFVGWNNSPRRLGIIYCSNRRSGLYYTSLEDGTCVRLTDGNGSISSPRFNPQGSKLVYLESPCGGPHHTCAQLNLINWTSKKIETVVDYVKRPTDDNKFPGIYTYTLPQHCWNENGNIVYFSSQWYSKLEMLSVNVDTRVVVHLEVKGDKHSKLILDVCGHVILVCSSSPTHPHCVVVGTLEQNGQAISTWTTIASTSCDLVDHLSWEIIPLRPTDGDQLNYEAILIKSTKETTLPALYVFPHGGPHSSFNCEFQQQVVFFANLGFAVLMVNYRGSLGFGKDSVDSLLGEVGKQEINDVHSAALHVIQLGMVDGNKVVVCGGSHGGFISIHLVGQYPDFYKAACIRNPVVDIARKLTTADNPDSYALYQESMMTH; from the exons ATGACTGCTGCAGTAGACGTTAACCACATTTGTGAATTGTACAAGAGAGTAGCTACCATACCAGCAGTGTCCAGGGGTAGATTAGATCAGATTGGAGCTGCTGTGTCCCACGTGACTGTGGACTGGTCACAAAGGGATCTGGTCCGTAGCAAAAAGGTTACGTACAAGAAGAACTATCATATCAAACTAGACGAGAATGGAGTAGTGGAGAAGAGTAGCGAGTCACCACCAGAAGACACTTCTAGAAt AGAGGCTAGTACAGTGACTACTGATGGTACAAGAAGAGCTGTGCTAGTGAAGGAGAAAGGGAAGACACCAGAAGACCACCAGTATATCGAG ATATGGGATAATCAGTGTTGTCAAACAGTAGTTGCTGTAAAGAAGTTCAAAAAGGAACATGGCAAGATATTGAGGGACA TAACATTTAGCTCATTTTTGTTTTCACCAAGTGGTAATAAGCTGCTGTACATTGCAGAGAAAGTGGAGCCAAAAGAAGTACCATTCTTTGGCACCCAAGATG ATGATAAAGATGGTCCTCCTCCAGTTAAAAGA GGAACTGAGTATACGTTCAAAGAGGATTGGGGTGAACAAGAGATTGGGATAAAGAGCCCAGTGGCTGTTGTGTTGGACCTGGCTACTGAAACTTGTACTGTCCTGTCTACTGGTGAATTTAGTGATATTTCTGTTGGACAA GCTGTTTGGAGTCCAGATGAGTTGGGGGTAGTATTTGTAGGCTGGAATAATTCACCTCGTCGTCTAGGAATTATCTATTGCTCAAATCGAAG gtcAGGTTTGTATTATACCAGTCTGGAAGATGGAACGTGTG TGAGACTCACTGATGGAAATGGCTCTATCTCTTCTCCAAGGTTTAATCCACAAGGCAGTAAACTG GTGTACTTGGAGTCACCCTGTGGTGGACCACACCATACTTGTGCTCAACtaaacttg ATTAACTGGACTAGTAAGAAGATAGAAACTGTTGTTGACTATGTGAAACGACCAACTGATG ATAACAAGTTTCCTGGAATATACACTTACACACTACCACAACATTGCTGGAATGAGAATGGAAATATTGTCTATTTCTCATCCCAGTGGTATAGCAAGCTG GAAATGTTAAGTGTTAATGTAGACACTAGAGTGGTTGTTCATTTGGAAGTGAAAG GGGACAAACACAGCAAGTTGatactggatgtgtgtggacaTGTCATACTTGTATGCAGTAGTagccccacccacccacacTGTGTG GTGGTTGGTACATTAGAACAGAATGGTCAAGCTATTTCCACCTGGACCACTATAG CTAGTACAAGTTGTGATCTCGTTGATCACCTATCTTGGGAGATCATCCCACTCAGACCTACAGATGGAG ATCAACTAAACTATGAGGCTATTCTAATAAAGAGTACTAAGGAGACCACACTGCCAGCATTATACGTGTTTCCTCACG GTGGACCACATTCTTCTTTCAACTGTGAGTTTCAACAACAAGTGGTGTTCTTTGCTAACCTTGGATTTGCTGTGTTGATGG TGAACTATCGAGGCTCGTTGGGGTTTGGTAAGGATAGTGTAGACAGTTTATTGGGGGAAGTTGGCAAACAAGAGATCAATGATGTTCAC TCGGCAGCGTTACATGTGATACAATTGGGAATGGTGGATGGTAACAAGGTAGTGGTGTGTGGGGGATCACATGGAGGATTCATCTCTATACATTTAGTAGGACAATATCCA GACTTTTATAAAGCAGCTTGTATCAGGAACCCAGTTGTGGATATAGCCA GGAAGCTGACAACTGCAGATAATCCTGACTCGTATGCCCTTTACCAAGAATCCATGATGACTCATTAA
- the LOC136259768 gene encoding acylamino-acid-releasing enzyme-like isoform X3: MTAAVDVNHICELYKRVATIPAVSRGRLDQIGAAVSHVTVDWSQRDLVRSKKVTYKKNYHIKLDENGVVEKSSESPPEDTSRIEASTVTTDGTRRAVLVKEKGKTPEDHQYIEIWDNQCCQTVVAVKKFKKEHGKILRDITFSSFLFSPSGNKLLYIAEKVEPKEVPFFGTQDDDKDGPPPVKRGTEYTFKEDWGEQEIGIKSPVAVVLDLATETCTVLSTGEFSDISVGQAVWSPDELGVVFVGWNNSPRRLGIIYCSNRRSGLYYTSLEDGTCVRLTDGNGSISSPRFNPQGSKLVYLESPCGGPHHTCAQLNLINWTSKKIETVVDYVKRPTDDNKFPGIYTYTLPQHCWNENGNIVYFSSQWYSKLEMLSVNVDTRVVVHLEVKGDKHSKLILDVCGHVILVCSSSPTHPHCVVVGTLEQNGQAISTWTTIASTSCDLVDHLSWEIIPLRPTDGDQLNYEAILIKSTKETTLPALYVFPHGGPHSSFNCEFQQQVVFFANLGFAVLMVNYRGSLGFGKDSVDSLLGEVGKQEINDVHSAALHVIQLGMVDGNKVVVCGGSHGGFISIHLVGQYPGS; this comes from the exons ATGACTGCTGCAGTAGACGTTAACCACATTTGTGAATTGTACAAGAGAGTAGCTACCATACCAGCAGTGTCCAGGGGTAGATTAGATCAGATTGGAGCTGCTGTGTCCCACGTGACTGTGGACTGGTCACAAAGGGATCTGGTCCGTAGCAAAAAGGTTACGTACAAGAAGAACTATCATATCAAACTAGACGAGAATGGAGTAGTGGAGAAGAGTAGCGAGTCACCACCAGAAGACACTTCTAGAAt AGAGGCTAGTACAGTGACTACTGATGGTACAAGAAGAGCTGTGCTAGTGAAGGAGAAAGGGAAGACACCAGAAGACCACCAGTATATCGAG ATATGGGATAATCAGTGTTGTCAAACAGTAGTTGCTGTAAAGAAGTTCAAAAAGGAACATGGCAAGATATTGAGGGACA TAACATTTAGCTCATTTTTGTTTTCACCAAGTGGTAATAAGCTGCTGTACATTGCAGAGAAAGTGGAGCCAAAAGAAGTACCATTCTTTGGCACCCAAGATG ATGATAAAGATGGTCCTCCTCCAGTTAAAAGA GGAACTGAGTATACGTTCAAAGAGGATTGGGGTGAACAAGAGATTGGGATAAAGAGCCCAGTGGCTGTTGTGTTGGACCTGGCTACTGAAACTTGTACTGTCCTGTCTACTGGTGAATTTAGTGATATTTCTGTTGGACAA GCTGTTTGGAGTCCAGATGAGTTGGGGGTAGTATTTGTAGGCTGGAATAATTCACCTCGTCGTCTAGGAATTATCTATTGCTCAAATCGAAG gtcAGGTTTGTATTATACCAGTCTGGAAGATGGAACGTGTG TGAGACTCACTGATGGAAATGGCTCTATCTCTTCTCCAAGGTTTAATCCACAAGGCAGTAAACTG GTGTACTTGGAGTCACCCTGTGGTGGACCACACCATACTTGTGCTCAACtaaacttg ATTAACTGGACTAGTAAGAAGATAGAAACTGTTGTTGACTATGTGAAACGACCAACTGATG ATAACAAGTTTCCTGGAATATACACTTACACACTACCACAACATTGCTGGAATGAGAATGGAAATATTGTCTATTTCTCATCCCAGTGGTATAGCAAGCTG GAAATGTTAAGTGTTAATGTAGACACTAGAGTGGTTGTTCATTTGGAAGTGAAAG GGGACAAACACAGCAAGTTGatactggatgtgtgtggacaTGTCATACTTGTATGCAGTAGTagccccacccacccacacTGTGTG GTGGTTGGTACATTAGAACAGAATGGTCAAGCTATTTCCACCTGGACCACTATAG CTAGTACAAGTTGTGATCTCGTTGATCACCTATCTTGGGAGATCATCCCACTCAGACCTACAGATGGAG ATCAACTAAACTATGAGGCTATTCTAATAAAGAGTACTAAGGAGACCACACTGCCAGCATTATACGTGTTTCCTCACG GTGGACCACATTCTTCTTTCAACTGTGAGTTTCAACAACAAGTGGTGTTCTTTGCTAACCTTGGATTTGCTGTGTTGATGG TGAACTATCGAGGCTCGTTGGGGTTTGGTAAGGATAGTGTAGACAGTTTATTGGGGGAAGTTGGCAAACAAGAGATCAATGATGTTCAC TCGGCAGCGTTACATGTGATACAATTGGGAATGGTGGATGGTAACAAGGTAGTGGTGTGTGGGGGATCACATGGAGGATTCATCTCTATACATTTAGTAGGACAATATCCA GGAAGCTGA